Proteins from a genomic interval of Chloroflexota bacterium:
- a CDS encoding sulfide/dihydroorotate dehydrogenase-like FAD/NAD-binding protein: protein MPEIVRREEVASRTILLEIAAPEVARKAQAGQFVVVIPDERGERIPLTLADWDPEAGTITIVFLVVGTSTQKLAWLATGDSVAHLAGPLGRPTEVENFGTVAVVGGGVGLAAVFPIARALKDAGNRVITVMGARCRELIFWEDRLCRVSDELIITTDDGSYGRKGVVTQPLQELLQAGQRLDRVIAVGPTVMMRFVAKTTQPFGVKTIVSLNPLMLDATGMCGVCRVRVGELTKFACVDGPDFDAHKVDWELLKARQRSYCDEEKCSLERLEHLAPKNPGEGGHARA, encoded by the coding sequence TTGCCTGAAATTGTCCGGCGGGAGGAGGTAGCCTCCCGCACCATCTTGCTGGAAATAGCTGCCCCGGAGGTCGCCCGAAAGGCCCAGGCGGGGCAGTTTGTTGTAGTTATTCCCGACGAAAGGGGGGAGCGCATCCCCCTTACTCTGGCCGACTGGGACCCCGAAGCGGGCACTATCACCATTGTCTTCCTCGTGGTCGGCACCAGCACCCAAAAACTGGCCTGGCTCGCCACCGGGGACAGCGTCGCCCACCTGGCGGGACCCCTGGGCCGGCCCACCGAGGTGGAGAATTTCGGCACAGTGGCGGTAGTGGGGGGCGGGGTGGGCCTCGCCGCCGTTTTCCCCATCGCCCGGGCCCTCAAAGACGCCGGAAACAGGGTCATCACGGTTATGGGCGCCCGGTGCCGGGAACTCATCTTCTGGGAAGACCGGCTATGCAGGGTAAGCGATGAGCTCATCATCACCACCGATGACGGCTCCTACGGCCGCAAAGGGGTGGTCACCCAGCCCCTCCAGGAACTCCTCCAGGCCGGTCAACGGCTGGACCGGGTCATCGCGGTGGGGCCCACGGTGATGATGCGCTTCGTGGCCAAAACCACCCAGCCCTTCGGGGTAAAGACCATCGTCAGCCTAAACCCCCTGATGCTGGACGCCACCGGCATGTGCGGTGTTTGCCGGGTGAGGGTAGGCGAGCTGACCAAGTTCGCCTGCGTGGACGGCCCGGATTTTGACGCCCACAAGGTGGACTGGGAACTCCTCAAGGCCCGACAGCGGAGCTATTGCGATGAAGAGAAGTGCTCCCTGGAGCGCCTGGAGCACCTCGCCCCGAAGAACCCGGGGGAGGGCGGCCATGCCCGAGCTTAA